The DNA window GGAGTATTTCTCCATCAACACGGGTGAGTAAATCCCCTTCTCTGTCAACTGGTGGATCATTTCCGCAAACGGCCCATAGGTGCTGTCTACGGACTCATATCCGCGGTTGCTGGCCGCCTGTCGATAGAGATAACCGACAAATAGACGAGAGGCCACATAGGTCCAGTCAGGCGTTTCTCGTCCAATCTCCTCCAATGCGTGCAGGATCAACCGTTGTGTCCAATCTTCCTGCTCCAAATCTTGTAAAGCCAGCCGTTCTGCCTTTTCCATAAATGCATCGGCTGCCAACGCGGGAAAATCGCCTAAAATACGGCGAACCTCCTCTAATCGCGCCTGTGCCGTCTCTTCTGTCACCGATAATGTCGCCATACGGCAGACCACCTTTCAGCATAAAATCCCAGGCCAATAAAAAAACCCTTGCCGGGGCGAGAGGATAAACGACCGTGATGAAAGAGGCATCCCTCCTGCCCAAAGACAGAAAGCTGCCGCAAGACCACTATATCTTAGTGGCTCTCATCGCTGTCGTTCCCATTCTCAATCCCCGAAGAATGAAAAGCGCGAGTGGGAGGGGTAGGTCTACTGGCTTATGCATCCTTCTACACCGAGCCTTCCCACACCCTTGATCGCTTGATCGATAGGTGCAGTGGCACATTCGGTTCGTCCGCAATAACAGTTGCGAGGACAGCCCCGGATTTACACCGGGTTCCCTTTTCGCCCCGAGGGCACCCACTTCCACAATATATAGTGTTTTATCATCGTGATATCACCAAGATGTATGGTACTATCCTATCTCATTTTTTTGGACAACGCAATAAAAAAATCCGAGCCTATTATCGGTTCGGATTACGAATAAGAACGAATAGAACACATTACTGTGTTCTATTGCGGGTTTTTCACATATTTGACAGGAATTTGACCCTCATCTTGAAATACGGTCAGCTCCACCGTCTCCGTCAGGATATCGGCATAGCTGTATGAGACTCGTTCAAAAGAGTGTTGTTCTTCGTCCAATTTGACAATAAACACGGAGGGGTAAGTCTCTTCCAATACTCCGCTTCGTTCAATGGTCTTTCGACGTCCGCTGTTGGCTTTGAGACGAATTTTTTGTCCGATGTAACCTTCCAACGTCCGTTTTATCTCAGATAGTGCATTCCTACCCATTACAATCGACCACCTCACTCAGGTACTATTGTACCACGGGAGGTTAACTTTGTCAAAAGTTGAATTATAGCAGTGAGACAACCCAGCTGTCAACGGGTTTTTTTGCCGAAATACGGCGGAATAACCGCTGTATAATTAAGGCAAGTTTATTACATTTTCGTAAGGAAGGGTTTATAAGTCTCTATGCTCTCATTTTGTAAAGCGGTCAGCCACTGAACTGGCGGCATAGGCATCCGGCTTAATCTTGGCCGTATAGCCCACCGCGGTAACCCATCCGACCACTTCCTGAATCAATTTGCGCGTTTCCCCTTTACGCCCCACATCCAGATGGATTTCTACCGGTAACTCCATCGAAGCGCCCACAAATCCCTTTTCCTTCAATCGGTCCATACATGCCAGACTGTATTCTGTCTCTTTATAGATGCGATAACGCAAATCCAGGATGGGTCGGCTGCGCTGCTTGGCGTAAAAGAAAAGCGCTCCTTTTCCCACCCGATGCACAATGATGGCCGTAACAAATAGCGTGCCACGATGGCTGGTTTGCGAATCGGTCCCTATCACCATTTTATATTGGGCAGATCGGTCTCCTTCGATGAAAGCATAGATGGCAGCGATCATCTCATCCAGTCCAATCCGTCCTTTTCGCGGATGGATAAAGTTCATCGGTTCCCTCCAGGATGGCCCCTGCGTTCCAGTTGCCAGTTCTATCCTGCTTATGATATACGGGGAAACACTTGTTCATCCAAGCGGTTGGCTAAACGGGCGAATTCTTCCAGTGACAAGGTCTCCCCTCGACGCTGTGGATCGATGCCTGACGCAGTCATGGCCTCTATCAGTGGTGCTTTTTCCCGACGGTTGGACAAAAGAGAGGACAAGGCATTGGAAAGCGTTTTGCGCCGTTGGTTGAAGGCAGCACGTATGATGCGGAAAAACAGCTCCTCGTTATTTACCTGGACCGGAGGGCGGTGACGCACTTTTAGTCGTATAACAGCTGAATCCACCTGCGGTCGGGGAACAAAAACATGGGACGGTACGCGACACACCCACTCCGGTTCCGTATAATAGCGAACCGCAACTGTAATCGATCCGTACGCCTTTGTTCCCGGTTCCGCCGTCAGCCGTTCCGCCACTTCCTTTTGGATCATCACAACGATATTGTTTAAGGGCAGTTTCTGCTCCAACAGCCGCATCAAAATCGGTGAAGTGATGTAATAGGGAAGATTGGCCACAACACTAGGGCGAGTCCCTTCCCCCAACTCGTCCCGAATGAGGGCCGCCAAATCCACTTTCAGCGCATCGCCGTGCACAATGGAAACATGGGCTTGGTCGACAAACAGTTCTTGTAACACAGGCACCAAGCGTTGATCCAGCTCCACCGCCACCACGCGAGTCGCTTCCATCGCCAATCGCTGTGTCAGGGCGCCAATCCCCGGCCCGATTTCCAACACCCCGGAGCTGTGATTCAATTCTGCCGCTTCAATCATTCGGTCCAATACACGCTGATCGGTGAGGAAATTTTGGCCGAGGCTCTTTTTTAGCTGAATGCCGTGACGGGCTAGGATATCACGGGTTTGCGCAGTGATCCAGTTGGCGGTCATCCGCCTCCCTCCCTTCCACCTGTTTTAAGGCGGTTTCAAATTCTTCTCGGGTGATACGTAGGAGGTGAAGGCGTTTAAAAAATTGCTGACTATTGGCATACCCGATCCCTAATGTCCGACTGAGCGCCAGTCGCCGCTCCCGTGAGCCAACCCCGCCGGAGAGACCGGCTTCCAAATAATGTTCCCATGTTACTCCTTGCACAAACGTTCCCTCTTCCCCAACACGCACCACTGCCAGTGCCGCTCGGATCACTTCCGGGTCAGCGTGCTCCACACCGATCCCACGTTGTCCTTGCGCCTGCTCCTGCGGCACAAACGCATGCTTAATCCCTGGTACCGCTCGGGAAAGGATGCGTCTAATCCGTTCACCGGCGGCATCGGGGTCAGTAAAGACGATAACCCCCCGCACGCGCTGTGCCCGGCGCACGGCAGCGATCACAGCGGGGCCGACGGCAGATCCACCGGTTTCAATCGTATCTGCCTCTACCGCCCGCCGAATCGCGGCGGTATCTTTTTTTCCTTCAACGACGATCACTTCTTGGATTGATCCCACTTTGGCTGACTTCCATTCCTTCCCCGTCAATTCTCGATTTGAAACAGACGATTGGCGTTGTCACTCGTATGCTGGGCCACTTCTTCCAATGTTAACCCCCGTAGGTCTGCGATCGCTTGCGCCACCAAGCGAACATATCCCGTCTCATTCCGCTTACCGCGGTTGGGATGCGGCGCCAGATAAGGGGCGTCGGTTTCCACCAGTAAACGGTTAAGCGGTACACGTTGGGCGATTTCCTTCGGCGTCTTCGCATTTTTAAAGGTGACGGGACCACCCAAGCCGATCATAAAATTCATCTCCAGGCATTGTTCTGCAATCTCCCAATCTCCACCGAAGCAATGCATCACACCGCCGACCTCTTCCGCTTTTTCCTCCCGTAAAATCTGAACCACATCGTGATGCGCATCCCGATCATGAATGATAATCGGCAAATTTACTTCCCGGGCTAAGCGAATCTGTTGGCGAAATACGCTTTCTTGCACTCCACGGGGGGAGTTGTCCCAATAATAATCCAGACCCATTTCCCCCAGTGCCACCACTTGAGGATGATCCGTCAGGGATTCCAACCAGTCCAAATCATTCACCGTACAATCTTTGGCATCATGGGGATGCCACCCGACCGCGGCATAAATAAAATCATGTTTCTGCGCCAATTCCAGCGTAGCCATAATCGTTTCGCGGTTAAAACCGACGTTAAGCATGCGGCTGACACCGTATTCTTCCCGCGCTCGGCGCAGCACTTCGTCCCTGTCTTCATCAAACTGCTCATCATTGATGTGGGTGTGGCTATCAAAAAGCATGAATGATTCCGTTCCTCTCTTGATATGTGTGGCGTCAATCAATCGCTCTGTTGATTAAACAGCAACTGAA is part of the Desmospora activa DSM 45169 genome and encodes:
- the rnmV gene encoding ribonuclease M5 — protein: MGSIQEVIVVEGKKDTAAIRRAVEADTIETGGSAVGPAVIAAVRRAQRVRGVIVFTDPDAAGERIRRILSRAVPGIKHAFVPQEQAQGQRGIGVEHADPEVIRAALAVVRVGEEGTFVQGVTWEHYLEAGLSGGVGSRERRLALSRTLGIGYANSQQFFKRLHLLRITREEFETALKQVEGREADDRQLDHCANP
- the rsmA gene encoding 16S rRNA (adenine(1518)-N(6)/adenine(1519)-N(6))-dimethyltransferase RsmA, encoding MTANWITAQTRDILARHGIQLKKSLGQNFLTDQRVLDRMIEAAELNHSSGVLEIGPGIGALTQRLAMEATRVVAVELDQRLVPVLQELFVDQAHVSIVHGDALKVDLAALIRDELGEGTRPSVVANLPYYITSPILMRLLEQKLPLNNIVVMIQKEVAERLTAEPGTKAYGSITVAVRYYTEPEWVCRVPSHVFVPRPQVDSAVIRLKVRHRPPVQVNNEELFFRIIRAAFNQRRKTLSNALSSLLSNRREKAPLIEAMTASGIDPQRRGETLSLEEFARLANRLDEQVFPRIS
- a CDS encoding TatD family hydrolase codes for the protein MLFDSHTHINDEQFDEDRDEVLRRAREEYGVSRMLNVGFNRETIMATLELAQKHDFIYAAVGWHPHDAKDCTVNDLDWLESLTDHPQVVALGEMGLDYYWDNSPRGVQESVFRQQIRLAREVNLPIIIHDRDAHHDVVQILREEKAEEVGGVMHCFGGDWEIAEQCLEMNFMIGLGGPVTFKNAKTPKEIAQRVPLNRLLVETDAPYLAPHPNRGKRNETGYVRLVAQAIADLRGLTLEEVAQHTSDNANRLFQIEN
- the veg gene encoding biofilm formation stimulator Veg, with the protein product MGRNALSEIKRTLEGYIGQKIRLKANSGRRKTIERSGVLEETYPSVFIVKLDEEQHSFERVSYSYADILTETVELTVFQDEGQIPVKYVKNPQ
- a CDS encoding ribonuclease H-like YkuK family protein gives rise to the protein MNFIHPRKGRIGLDEMIAAIYAFIEGDRSAQYKMVIGTDSQTSHRGTLFVTAIIVHRVGKGALFFYAKQRSRPILDLRYRIYKETEYSLACMDRLKEKGFVGASMELPVEIHLDVGRKGETRKLIQEVVGWVTAVGYTAKIKPDAYAASSVADRFTK